Genomic DNA from Bemisia tabaci chromosome 2, PGI_BMITA_v3:
TGTACTGAAAATGAATCTTAGgtacggaaaaaaaaaaaaaaaaaaaaacacttttaaaactaTCACAGGGTCCATCCATACATGACATGAGGCACTCAAAGAAGACGGATGGTTTGAGCCTGACATGtagaattcactgaaaaaaagcctGTGACTTGACATTTAAAAAGTAGATAGGAAGAGAGAAtggaaattaaaagtaaaacttAAACTTCTCTATAGCTTTTGGTGCAAAAACTGTGGAAGGACACTTGACACATCTggaaggaaggggggggggggggggggcagaaacAATTGATAATTGCCACAGTCATACATAGAAGGACTGATCAAaggtttacaatttttttcattttctcttctaACTCTTCAttgagaaattgaaaattatacCTAGTGAAggtatttgaattttcattccaACTCAATTTCATatcaagaagaggaagagaagaaaatacCCTCAAAGATTAAAAACCTTTCATAATTTCAACAATACTTTATTGGAATGATGAGGTAGGATGAGAAAGAGAGATTATCCATTATCATTCCTGGAATATTTTGACTTTCTCCTTAAACAGTTTCTTAGCATTTCTAGAATTTCAATTCCCGACAGCCTTCTTCCGGCAAGTAACTGTACTACATCAAAACTGTCACCGAGTTTATCTTTgctttctctgtgaaaaatacatttttctcacAGTGGATGTGCAGGCCACTAAAACTACACCAAAATAACTAAACCTGTACATTTAAACTAAAAACATGCACCAAGACCTTGTTCCTAGGGGCAAAACGTACTCAATAAAATGGTGCGGAgcactattttcatttttaacctCCTTCTCGTTTAGTCCACTATATGTGATTACCTACCTTCATGTTGAAGATATGCGCAAAGATTTAGTCCTGATTCAATGGAGGCCAGTTTCGGTACTTAGTATTATACAAAGGTACATACTGCAACACTGTCCTGAACTCAGTGTAATAGAAAAGGGTCAATGTTCCAGCAACGCCCCACAGCCCTGCTGAGGTTACCCTGCAACAAAGATTGCAAACCATTAAAAATGGCATGAGAAGACTGAATAAAAGATTCCTTAATAGGTACACATATTTTGAGTCTTTTGAATGAACATTATAAATTAAGGGCTTAAATTTTTATAAAGAGGCAAGTGacaaatttttataataattgCATTCAAGTATCTCCTGTTGGTAAGACAGGGATTGAAAATTTCCTCGCCTTCATAAGCCCTCATAAAGCTCTCTGGTTTGGGGCTAATGGTACATCCTCCTGGGCGAGAAagttttacttcaaaaatattgattatcAATAAACTGAACCAGCTGAAGAAAGAGACCATTGTTAGAGCAATAATTTTCTTGTTCCTAAACCATGTATCTCAGTTAGCAATGGTGCAGATTTCcagtccaaattttttttttggtacaaaacTATTCAACCTCATTCTTTAAAAACCTTcaggatatttttcttccgtaGGTGAGGGGAAAAGTTTCTGAAAAGCTCAAGAATTAATATTGCCTTATTCCTcataaacaaaattgaaaaagaaaaattttgaaacattgtaatCAACAAGTGTGGTTCAGGTATTTAATCTTCGTTGAGATCAATGGTGGAAACTGATGGGAAAACTGACATGGCTTAATCAATGACGAAGCCAACTACACACATACAAGCCACTTTCACAGCACTCTAGAGCTCTGCGGCGCCTAACCACCACAGTGCCCAGAGAAACCAACTAAAATTTGGACTACCTGATGGTGCTGCAAAGGTATATTGATGTTGAAACTCCCAAATCATGCATCTGTTTCACagtgtttaaaattttccactcctatttcatatatttcaggggaaaaaattaacattgttaccagaaatttttcagaaattgctttgcgcagagaagaaaaatggcaGAACTATTTAAAAGATGACTTTTGTATATTTccacttgaaaaaattaagtatgacacaaatctggcaacgttaCAATTCAAAGGACATAGTTCCAGAGTTTCTTCATCGACATGCGATAAGGATATTAACAAGAGGCTCCTGCCTATGCTAGTATTTCAGCATAATTTCTCTCACGAAGACTAGAATTTtcttattaaaatatttttccacaTTGTTGAATGATTTGGAGGTCCCAGGATATTCACACCATTGATTCAACAATGCTAACTCATTCAAAAGGTGTTTTCAATTTAGATTGGTGTACAGGAGGTACAAAGACTATCAGAAAGTTATTTATCTTGGGTGACATTTATTGTAACCATGCCAATATGAGACTTCTTATCTAATCATTGCATTgtcacaaaaaaattgtaaattttctcatttcaataaaatacaGAGCTATTGTTTGAGGCTTTCCTCCATCATTGGCTAATCACTTTAGAGCAAAAGCTCATTCTCTGCTGGAGTTGGATGCGGTATTAAATAAGAAGTCACGCTGAAATAGAGATTATCAGAAGTAATGCCAGAATTGAACCAAGTAATTGGTTTTCTTCACGCAATAAATCCTCCTCATACCTGAGACTCTCTCTTCATACACTTTTATCAAGGCCTTCCACTTAATCAATAGATAATACCCCATCgggaattaaaaatgaaaaagatgaaaaaatatacCAAAACACGCATATTGTTGAGTAAGATTTAATGGCTTGGATCTATTTCAGGCTTACCCCATCTTCAGCAAGCACTTAAAACAAAACACAGAAACAAGTTTATTACAGTCAAGAATTGTCACAAAAGATGGGCTAAGCCTGAAATGCATCCAAGCCATTAAAccttattcaacaatatgcgCGTTTCGGTATATTTTATCATCTGTCATAACGGCATGCGAAATGCGTTTTTCCAGttaattaaaaatgtataaGTTAGGTCTTCCATAGTCCTGACATCATATTAGCCTAGGTGCACTCCAGAGGAAAgtaatttcttttcaaaacatcTTGTGATATCACAGGGTGCAATGAAGGTACCACTTCTAGAGAGGGTTTAGAGCTCCAAGAAGTGACTAGGGAACTACAAAAATTTACAGCTAGAAACAGAGGGAAAGATGTTTGCAGTGTCTAATGccactttttcatgtaaaaggcAATTTATGGGAAcgtagaatttttcaagaatgacTCGTGTACTTCAAGGGAGCTGGCCCTCGATAATGGCCGGAACCACAAAAAGTCAGGAGTGTGAAACATCTCTGATAACTTTTACTTGACCTTATAATGTATGAAACCATTAAACTGTTATCATCTGAGAGGCCACTTTCAATGTAAGTTCAAATGCAGTGTAATTTAGTAAATATAGTATAGTTTACTTACGCCCTGAGATTCAACGGAGAAGAGCTGACTATGACCTTACTAAGGTTAAGCCTGAAATAAAACACTAAGTAACTTCAATGAAACTTACCATGCCTTAGCAAGTTGGAAATGTTTCGGTCCAAGCACCATTTTCGAGGAGTGTGGTGGAATACAATAAAATCGAAAAGGAGAATTGGAGTTTTTTCCAGCTGACTTCCTCTGTTGACTTGTTTGATAACCTCAAAAAATATTGATCAGTCGAGCCAGAGTCGAGCTCAGTGCTGCTGTCGTGGCTAACACGCTAAACTTGTCGCGGGACTTTTTAAAATGACGCGGGATTTTTTGAAATGACGCTCCGTCCACAGTCGTGCGCTATCAAGCCGTCAACATTGTATTTATCCTTCTTTCCcaattttttgtgctttttcatttttatatataTCAGGTGGCTTAATATAATATTATTTGGTTTTTCGGGGCCATGATACGTGGCCCGAAAGAAATTAATCCACAAATGCGAAAAGCACCTTAACTAAATGAATTTTATGCGGTCAACCTCTGCCCTTTACGTTCATATTCTACTATACCAAAATCATCCACTATGACATAACTAAAAACATAAAAACCGTGCTGggatcattttatttttaaacaggtCCTTTGCCTAGAGATCTAAAGTCGTATAAACCAGTGGAGCCGTTATACCTACTGAAGTCAAAAGAACTTCATACGGGAGAAGGTACTGCGGACCCATTCCAATGAACACTCATATACTTAAACGCTTTCGGATGCTTGGTTGCGTGCCATCACAAGGGATGCTGGGAAGGGCACACAATGGCTTCCTGGGGGGCAGGGCTCCATGGATATCAGGTGGGGCACCCCCGGGGGGTTGGGCTTTTTCGATGTCAGTATGGAATGAATTCcgggaaaaaaagaatatttttaaggGATGCCTCaatcggggaggggggggggaggcgctgCTTTTTGACATTTACGTAGTAGATTAAGTAAGGACGTAGGTACAATTTGCAAAACAAGCTGGGGGAGGGTCCAGAAAAATGTCACCCCCCCTTAAAACTATATAGGTCCACGTCATGCGTCTACCCTCCCCTGGCTAATTTtatttgcccccctccccccggtcaattctaaccccccccccctctaattCTACTCGTGCGCGCTGCACTATACCTATTGCTTTGCCGTTTCTTTGGCGGAAACGGAACGTTTATACCGCCATCATTTCTGTCacgtgatttttccttttcgcaaaaaaaaaggcgaagaagaagaaaaccctCCTCTTTCTCCCGGGTTTTTTTCGCCCACTTTTTCTCGGCACTCGACTACATAACGTCAAGCTCAAGtaacgtggtcgaactggcatgcgatatatcgcatcgattaggtaaaaaatctcggcagattttgaatttttagcataaaaaaggacgatagcccctgcgcattaacctaaagaatcattctgaacctaaaaatcggcaaaattcagagaaatgaaagcagaatagtgtttggaaaaaaacctcgcattcgatacagaaatcgatagttgaatcaaatgcgaggttttcttccaaacactattctgctttcatttctctgaattttgccaagttttgggtttagaatgatgcgcaggggctatcgtccttttttttgctaaaacctcaaaatctgccgagattttttacttaatcgatgcgataaatcgcgtGCCAGTTcaaccacgtcacttgagcttgatgAATCATCTTAAAACaaaattggacggatttgaATCAGAAAGTACCTACTACATTCATTGTAATATGATCCCTGTCGTGCATGCATTcttattcttatggatctcagggctcatgtcagaatgaaTATTGTTCCTTAATACAAGGACGTTCAATTggactaccctggtaaaaattggcagtagaatgtgtgttccaaaataccatagacctaaagccggctgtacgatttccaatagcttctgtagccggtgtaatatcgatggctgaaatCGAAGAATGCATAGCTCAAtcgcaacatttaaaaatctctggCTATATTTTGCTTTCTTTACAAATAGGAaaccaaaatattttatgaaattttctacGTAAGTGATTTGGAACGCGTAAaacaaattcacaaaaaaattaaaggagatAGTTTGCTTATATGCTTTCAAAGAAAACAGGACTCGAGAGttacaacgtcgcaatcggatacacgcatttttcatttttagccatcgataccctggtaaaaattggcagtagaatgtgtgttccaaaatactgtggacctaaagccggctgtacaatttctcatagccttttatagccgatggcgcaTGGCAATTAAGCAACAaacagacgataaagtttatgctaaacgttactaaatacggataccaggacttagttagtttttggactaccgctctctttttgtgccgtagtatcttgatttattttgcgaggaaagctccgtacttttgaaggatgcctgtcattcttaatatgttggagcgccttcagtttcttATATTACTgtacaatacctctggtgtgaaatagttgcttcagacgccgtcgtacgctgcggcgcggcgggcgggcagagagcgcgaaaagcgcatttggcgcctacaaacctaaaagggatacttcacgcattgcgcaatgcgtgaagtatccctgctaggtttgtaggcgccagtgcgtcgccgctccgctttgtgttaggctctaatatttaatctcgcggagtcagcgtttttcaactcatgattttgagatgtttgcacactctgcatggattattctcattttaattgatgaaaaaaaaaaaaaaatgttttaaaggaaaatataatgtgtgttttgtaaatataaagtatatattccgtatcaaacttaatgatttccacagcacacgaatttctacacagtttcttatagccttttatagccaatggcgataaagtgtaaagcccggcgataggaacgaTAGTTGGTGCTTTTGTTGACGGTCAAGAATCCGGCGAAACTTTCT
This window encodes:
- the LOC109033787 gene encoding cytochrome b-c1 complex subunit 10 gives rise to the protein MVLGPKHFQLAKAWVTSAGLWGVAGTLTLFYYTEFRTVLQYVPLYNTKYRNWPPLNQD